Proteins from one Streptomyces roseifaciens genomic window:
- a CDS encoding VOC family protein — translation MQITQKIKPFLWYDGQAEEAAAHYVSIFDDSRIVEVQHYGEAGPGAPGSVMTVEFTLAGQHFVALNGGPEFTFTEAVSFSVDCADQGEVDRLWGRLSEGGEEGPCGWVKDKYGLSWQITPRRLIELLTDPDRAAANRVMQAMLGMRKIDIQGLEDAYRG, via the coding sequence GTGCAGATCACTCAGAAGATCAAGCCCTTCCTCTGGTACGACGGGCAGGCCGAGGAGGCCGCCGCCCACTACGTCTCGATCTTCGACGACTCGCGCATCGTCGAAGTACAGCACTACGGCGAGGCGGGGCCGGGCGCACCGGGTTCCGTCATGACCGTCGAGTTCACGCTCGCGGGCCAGCACTTCGTCGCCCTCAACGGAGGGCCGGAGTTCACCTTCACCGAGGCCGTCTCCTTCAGCGTCGACTGCGCGGACCAGGGGGAGGTCGACCGGCTCTGGGGCCGGCTGAGCGAGGGCGGGGAGGAAGGCCCCTGTGGCTGGGTCAAGGACAAGTACGGCCTGTCCTGGCAGATCACCCCGCGCCGGCTCATCGAACTGCTGACCGACCCGGATCGGGCCGCGGCCAACCGCGTCATGCAGGCCATGCTGGGGATGCGCAAGATCGACATTCAGGGGCTGGAAGACGCCTACCGGGGCTGA
- the def gene encoding peptide deformylase, with protein MSVGHDQSRPVDRRVRVQGQPVDSYPALSPEAERGSVRRITVVGEEVLSRPCREVTEFGTPELSALIDDMFLTMHVADGAGLAANQVGVDLQLFVYDCPDELGVRHVGHIINPVLDLPAPAGRRLVEESEGCLSVPGATMTVSRTDRAVVRGFDKDGNPLVIEGMGYFARCLQHETDHLVGQTYLDRLSKRDRKDALRQMADRREDVFARRENKAARLGR; from the coding sequence ATGTCTGTTGGTCACGACCAGTCCCGTCCCGTGGACCGGCGAGTCCGTGTGCAGGGCCAACCGGTCGACTCGTATCCCGCTCTGTCGCCGGAGGCGGAACGGGGATCGGTGCGCCGGATCACGGTGGTGGGCGAGGAGGTCCTGAGCCGCCCGTGCCGGGAGGTGACCGAATTCGGCACTCCCGAGTTGTCGGCGTTGATCGACGACATGTTCCTGACCATGCATGTGGCCGACGGTGCGGGCCTGGCGGCCAATCAGGTAGGCGTCGACCTGCAGCTGTTCGTCTATGACTGCCCGGACGAACTCGGGGTCAGGCATGTCGGCCACATAATCAACCCCGTCCTGGACCTGCCCGCTCCAGCCGGCCGCCGGCTGGTGGAGGAATCCGAGGGCTGCCTGTCCGTACCCGGTGCCACCATGACGGTCTCCCGCACCGATCGTGCCGTCGTTCGTGGATTCGACAAGGACGGCAACCCCCTTGTCATCGAGGGAATGGGCTACTTCGCACGGTGCCTGCAGCATGAAACCGACCACCTCGTCGGCCAGACATACCTCGACCGACTCTCCAAGCGGGACCGCAAGGACGCTCTGCGGCAGATGGCGGACCGCCGTGAGGACGTCTTCGCACGACGTGAGAACAAGGCTGCTCGCTTGGGCCGGTGA
- a CDS encoding crotonase/enoyl-CoA hydratase family protein has translation MSATRTEAIGSTLVVTIDRPRARNAVNAEVALGIAAAVDRLESDPGLRVGVLTGVDGTFCAGMDLKAAARGEQVTVPGKGFAGLVEAPTAKPLIAAVEGHALGGGFELALACDLVVAAEGARFALPEVRRGLIAGGGGVVRLPRRVPHHLAMELLLTGRTVTAGRARELGVVNHLTPDGGALPAALELAEEIAANAPLALAAVKRTVRLADGAPESEAFAAQAAEAGALLRSADFAEGVRAFTEKRAPQWSGR, from the coding sequence ATGAGCGCCACGCGCACCGAGGCCATCGGCAGCACGCTCGTCGTCACCATCGACCGGCCCCGGGCCCGTAACGCCGTCAACGCCGAGGTGGCTCTGGGCATCGCCGCCGCCGTCGACCGGCTGGAGTCCGACCCCGGGCTGCGGGTGGGCGTCCTCACCGGCGTGGACGGCACCTTCTGCGCGGGCATGGACCTCAAGGCCGCCGCCCGGGGCGAGCAGGTGACCGTTCCCGGCAAGGGCTTCGCCGGACTCGTCGAGGCCCCGACGGCCAAGCCGCTGATCGCGGCCGTCGAGGGCCACGCCCTGGGAGGGGGCTTCGAACTGGCCCTGGCCTGCGACCTGGTGGTCGCCGCCGAGGGCGCCCGCTTCGCCCTCCCCGAGGTCAGGCGCGGACTGATCGCCGGTGGCGGTGGAGTCGTACGGCTCCCCCGGCGCGTCCCCCACCACTTGGCGATGGAACTGCTGCTGACCGGCCGCACCGTCACCGCCGGACGCGCCCGCGAGCTGGGCGTCGTCAACCACCTCACCCCGGACGGCGGAGCACTGCCGGCCGCGCTGGAGCTCGCCGAGGAGATCGCGGCCAACGCGCCGCTGGCCCTGGCCGCCGTGAAGAGGACCGTCCGGCTGGCCGACGGCGCGCCGGAGTCGGAGGCGTTCGCCGCGCAGGCCGCCGAGGCCGGAGCGCTGCTGCGCTCGGCCGACTTCGCCGAGGGGGTGCGCGCCTTCACCGAGAAGCGCGCCCCGCAGTGGAGCGGACGATGA
- a CDS encoding helix-turn-helix domain-containing protein — MTEDDLNSPPDRTRHTGDALREHEVRTALLDLLAEVGTVTATEAAARLGYSSGLCSFHLRQLARHGHIEEAPHHGGRARPWRLKQRNPNPGASAEGQFGDLARGLEDESWQRWLAQRDHAPAEWRHDEAFSAIAYLTPEEMSRVADTIRRALAPYQDREQRPLARPDGARPVALITRLFPLLPHAADEADEADQA, encoded by the coding sequence GTGACTGAAGACGACCTCAACTCCCCGCCCGACCGGACCCGGCACACCGGCGACGCACTGCGCGAGCACGAGGTCCGCACGGCGCTGCTGGACCTGCTCGCCGAAGTCGGCACCGTCACGGCGACCGAAGCCGCCGCCCGGCTGGGCTACAGCTCCGGGCTCTGCTCGTTCCACCTTCGACAGCTCGCACGCCACGGACACATCGAGGAAGCCCCTCACCACGGCGGCCGCGCACGCCCCTGGCGCCTGAAGCAGCGCAACCCCAACCCTGGTGCGTCAGCGGAGGGGCAGTTCGGCGACCTGGCCCGAGGGCTGGAGGACGAGAGCTGGCAGCGATGGCTCGCCCAACGCGACCACGCGCCGGCCGAATGGCGTCACGACGAAGCCTTCAGCGCCATCGCCTACCTGACTCCCGAAGAGATGAGCCGGGTCGCGGACACCATCCGGCGGGCACTCGCCCCCTACCAGGACCGCGAACAACGCCCCCTGGCCCGGCCCGACGGCGCCCGACCGGTGGCCCTCATCACCCGGCTGTTCCCCCTGCTCCCCCACGCGGCGGACGAGGCGGACGAGGCGGACCAGGCCTGA
- a CDS encoding glycoside hydrolase family 19 protein: protein MGAAVRRNRFVTLLLAVLALVGTVLLVPSGTASAAGPCDNAPNWAAGARYPAGTVVRYTDGKYYIAEHENPGYDPLISTWYWDPYTCQGGGNPGTGNFPVTETQFQQMFPGRNPFYTYNGLIAALAAYPGFAGTGSDQVKRQEAAAFLANVDHETGGLVHIVEQNTANYPHYCDRNQPYGCPAGQAAYYGRGPLQLSWNSNYKAAGDALGINLLNNPSLVQTDAAVSWKAALWYWNTQRGPGTMTPHDAMVNSRGFGETIRSINGAVECDGRNPAQVQSRVNSYQRFAQMLGVAPGGNLYC, encoded by the coding sequence ATGGGAGCCGCCGTGAGAAGAAACCGCTTCGTCACCTTGCTGCTGGCCGTACTGGCTCTGGTCGGCACGGTCCTCCTCGTGCCGTCCGGCACGGCGAGTGCCGCCGGCCCGTGCGACAACGCGCCCAACTGGGCGGCCGGCGCCCGGTATCCGGCGGGCACGGTCGTCCGGTACACGGACGGCAAGTACTACATCGCCGAACACGAGAATCCCGGCTACGACCCGCTCATCAGCACGTGGTACTGGGACCCGTACACGTGTCAGGGAGGCGGGAACCCGGGGACCGGAAATTTCCCCGTGACGGAGACCCAGTTCCAGCAGATGTTCCCGGGCCGGAACCCCTTCTACACGTACAACGGGCTGATCGCGGCGCTGGCCGCGTACCCGGGATTCGCCGGCACCGGCAGTGACCAGGTCAAGCGGCAGGAGGCCGCGGCCTTCCTGGCCAACGTCGACCACGAGACCGGGGGACTGGTCCACATCGTGGAGCAGAACACGGCCAACTATCCCCACTACTGCGACCGGAACCAGCCCTACGGCTGCCCGGCCGGCCAGGCCGCCTATTACGGCCGCGGTCCGCTCCAGCTCAGCTGGAACTCCAACTACAAGGCTGCGGGCGACGCCCTCGGAATCAACCTGCTGAACAACCCGTCGCTCGTCCAGACCGACGCGGCCGTCTCCTGGAAAGCCGCCCTGTGGTACTGGAACACCCAGCGCGGCCCCGGCACCATGACGCCGCACGACGCGATGGTCAACAGCCGTGGATTCGGGGAGACCATCCGCAGCATCAACGGCGCCGTGGAGTGCGACGGCCGCAACCCCGCCCAGGTGCAGAGCCGGGTGAACAGCTACCAGCGATTCGCCCAGATGCTGGGTGTGGCTCCGGGCGGAAACCTCTACTGCTGA
- a CDS encoding CaiB/BaiF CoA transferase family protein — protein sequence MESAESAESEEFTEPATGTDAPAGPLAGVRVIDMATVVMGPYAAQILGDLGADVIKIESPNDTVRVGALHRTPGMTPLNLNVNRNKRSVTLNLKDKGERARALELIGTADILISNMRIDALRRLGMDYDSLAAAHPRLVHVHAQGFRPDSDRARLAAYDETVQAASGLLDLAQRAGDVGAPVVLPSIIADKVAALTIVYAALAALVHQRATGRGQRVEVPMVDTLLAFNLVEHLQGRTFEPPMGPTGFPLSMNKGHRARPTKDGLAMVIPYSPQNFRDLFAAAGRPDLADDPRVNGEFIDSTRDGEALAELLETVTPRLTTEEWTEVCTKHSIPVGPVLRLDEAAEDPYVREGHLLDVAEHPSEGAYRVVGIPLAFSATPASVRRHAPLPGQHTEEVLAELDRGEVRR from the coding sequence ATGGAATCCGCAGAATCCGCAGAATCCGAAGAGTTCACAGAACCCGCGACAGGAACAGACGCGCCTGCCGGCCCGCTCGCCGGAGTACGCGTCATCGACATGGCCACCGTCGTGATGGGGCCCTACGCCGCGCAGATCCTCGGCGACCTCGGCGCCGACGTCATCAAGATCGAATCGCCGAACGACACCGTCCGCGTCGGCGCGCTGCACCGCACGCCCGGCATGACACCGCTGAACCTCAACGTCAACCGCAACAAGCGCAGCGTAACGCTCAACCTCAAGGACAAGGGCGAACGCGCCAGGGCGCTGGAGCTGATCGGCACCGCCGACATCCTGATCAGCAACATGCGCATCGACGCCCTGCGCCGCCTCGGCATGGATTACGACAGCCTCGCCGCGGCCCACCCCCGCCTCGTCCACGTCCACGCCCAGGGGTTCCGCCCGGACTCCGACCGGGCCCGGCTGGCCGCGTACGACGAGACGGTGCAGGCCGCCTCCGGGCTGCTGGATCTGGCGCAGCGCGCGGGTGACGTCGGGGCGCCGGTGGTGCTGCCGAGCATCATCGCCGACAAGGTCGCCGCGCTGACGATCGTCTACGCGGCGCTGGCCGCCCTCGTCCACCAGCGGGCCACCGGCCGGGGGCAGCGGGTGGAGGTGCCCATGGTGGACACGCTGCTAGCGTTCAACCTGGTGGAACACCTGCAGGGCCGCACCTTCGAGCCGCCGATGGGACCCACCGGTTTCCCGCTGTCCATGAACAAGGGGCACCGGGCCCGCCCGACCAAGGACGGCCTGGCCATGGTCATCCCGTACAGCCCGCAGAACTTCCGCGACCTGTTCGCCGCCGCGGGCCGTCCCGACCTGGCCGACGATCCGCGTGTGAACGGCGAGTTCATCGACTCGACGCGGGACGGAGAGGCCCTCGCCGAGCTGCTGGAGACGGTGACGCCGCGGCTGACCACGGAGGAGTGGACGGAGGTCTGCACCAAGCACAGCATCCCCGTCGGCCCCGTGCTGCGGCTCGACGAGGCCGCCGAGGACCCGTACGTCCGCGAGGGGCACCTGCTGGACGTCGCCGAGCACCCCAGCGAGGGCGCGTACCGGGTGGTCGGCATACCGCTGGCGTTCTCCGCCACGCCGGCCTCGGTGCGCCGGCACGCGCCGCTTCCCGGCCAGCACACGGAGGAAGTGCTCGCCGAGCTCGACCGCGGTGAGGTGCGGCGATGA
- a CDS encoding cysteine/serine endopeptidase inhibitor: MRGSRAARSAAVVLAAAATGIAVATGPAAADVPIGQPMNGKMTYYTDKGYGACGTSIDANSQDLVAVSPSWWTSANPNNDPLCKGISVEVSYNGKTIRVPVRDKCLSCDRTHIDLGRPAFQKLAPLDRGVVNGITWKFVR; this comes from the coding sequence ATGCGTGGAAGCAGAGCTGCGCGCTCGGCAGCCGTCGTCCTGGCCGCCGCGGCCACCGGAATTGCCGTCGCTACTGGACCGGCGGCCGCCGACGTTCCGATCGGCCAGCCGATGAACGGAAAGATGACCTACTACACCGACAAGGGATACGGCGCCTGCGGGACGTCCATCGACGCGAACTCCCAGGACCTGGTCGCGGTCTCGCCCTCGTGGTGGACCTCCGCCAATCCCAACAACGACCCTCTCTGCAAGGGCATATCGGTCGAGGTCAGCTACAACGGCAAGACCATCAGGGTGCCGGTCAGGGACAAGTGCCTCTCCTGCGACCGCACCCACATCGACCTCGGCCGACCGGCCTTCCAGAAGCTGGCACCGCTCGACCGGGGCGTGGTCAACGGCATCACCTGGAAGTTCGTGCGCTGA
- a CDS encoding 3-hydroxyacyl-CoA dehydrogenase NAD-binding domain-containing protein, with protein MTPEWKTVTVVGAGTIGLAWAALFASHGIEVTVTDPRDDLDEAVDDALPMLAVGLPGSDAAGLRGRIRTTHDLAEAVTGARLVQENGPENLEFKQRLFADIARHAPADAVLATSSSGIVASRIATGLPDEVAARLLVAHPFNPPHLVPLVEIVPGERTAEDVVAAAVAFYRALGKTPVRLRKEIPGFTANRLQSAVLQEAVHLVVTGVVDAGELDTVMKASLGGRYAAVGPFESFHLGGGPGGIRHMMQHLGPGLAEGWLRLGRPELDDDAVTTIVHQTEAAYGHGPEAYRERALLRDRKQLALTAALRRADHG; from the coding sequence ATGACCCCCGAGTGGAAGACCGTCACCGTCGTCGGCGCCGGCACCATCGGCCTCGCGTGGGCCGCGCTGTTCGCCTCGCACGGAATCGAGGTGACCGTCACCGATCCGCGCGACGACCTGGACGAGGCCGTCGACGACGCACTGCCGATGCTCGCCGTCGGACTGCCCGGCAGCGACGCGGCCGGACTGCGCGGCCGCATCCGCACCACCCACGACCTGGCCGAGGCCGTGACCGGAGCGCGGCTCGTCCAGGAGAACGGCCCGGAGAACCTGGAGTTCAAGCAACGGCTGTTCGCCGACATCGCCCGGCACGCCCCGGCCGACGCGGTGCTGGCCACGTCCAGCTCCGGGATCGTCGCCTCCCGGATCGCCACCGGACTGCCGGACGAGGTCGCCGCGCGGCTGCTGGTCGCGCACCCCTTCAATCCGCCGCACCTCGTGCCGCTCGTGGAGATCGTGCCGGGCGAGCGCACCGCGGAGGACGTCGTCGCGGCGGCCGTCGCCTTCTACCGGGCCCTGGGCAAGACCCCCGTGCGGCTGCGCAAGGAGATCCCCGGATTCACGGCGAACCGGCTGCAGAGCGCGGTGCTCCAGGAGGCGGTCCACCTCGTTGTCACTGGGGTGGTGGACGCCGGGGAGCTCGACACCGTGATGAAGGCGTCGCTGGGCGGCCGCTACGCGGCCGTCGGCCCCTTCGAGAGCTTCCACCTCGGCGGCGGTCCCGGCGGCATCCGCCACATGATGCAGCACCTGGGCCCAGGCCTCGCCGAGGGCTGGCTGCGCCTGGGCCGCCCGGAGCTGGACGACGACGCCGTCACCACGATCGTCCATCAGACCGAGGCAGCGTACGGACACGGCCCCGAGGCGTACCGGGAACGCGCCCTGCTCCGCGACCGCAAACAGCTCGCCCTGACCGCCGCGCTGCGCCGCGCCGACCACGGCTGA
- a CDS encoding VOC family protein, with product MTVELNHTIVHARDNRESAEFFADLLGLEITAEWGPFIAVDLSNGVTLDFATIPADRITPQHYAFLISEEEFDAAYAQIRQRDIEHYADPRQERPGTINHNDGGRGVYFMDPAGHAMEIITVPYGGWTS from the coding sequence TTGACAGTTGAGTTGAACCACACGATCGTCCACGCCCGGGACAACCGGGAGTCCGCAGAGTTCTTCGCGGACCTGCTGGGCCTTGAGATCACCGCAGAGTGGGGCCCGTTCATCGCGGTCGACCTGAGCAACGGCGTCACGCTGGACTTCGCCACGATCCCCGCGGACCGGATCACTCCCCAGCACTACGCTTTCTTGATCTCCGAGGAGGAGTTCGACGCGGCGTACGCGCAGATCAGGCAGCGCGACATAGAACACTACGCCGACCCGCGCCAGGAACGGCCCGGCACGATCAACCACAACGACGGCGGCCGCGGCGTGTACTTCATGGACCCGGCGGGCCACGCCATGGAAATCATCACCGTGCCCTACGGCGGCTGGACCTCGTAA
- a CDS encoding acetoacetate decarboxylase → MNRARILETLSTPVTAPAYAPVAARFTDREYLSIVYRTDPEALRAVVPEPLRVDEPLVRFEVMKMTDVTAYGPYVEAGQAIPVRFGDERGDYLHAMYLDSFAATAAGREVSAYPKAMGTPALFADHSALVGTLDYGSVRVATATMGYKHRPLAPELAREQIAVPTYMLKVVPGYDGTPRVCELVRTRITDLVVKEAYTGPARLQLFEHVLAPLADLPVREIVSAGHIVTDLTLDKAVPVHDYLTEEDAS, encoded by the coding sequence ATGAACCGCGCACGCATCCTGGAAACGCTCAGTACCCCCGTAACGGCGCCCGCGTACGCCCCCGTCGCCGCTCGTTTCACCGATCGCGAGTACCTCAGCATCGTCTACCGCACCGACCCCGAGGCGCTGCGGGCCGTGGTGCCCGAGCCGCTGCGGGTCGACGAACCGCTGGTGCGGTTCGAGGTGATGAAGATGACGGACGTCACGGCCTACGGCCCGTACGTCGAGGCCGGGCAGGCGATCCCGGTGCGGTTCGGGGACGAGCGCGGCGACTACCTGCACGCGATGTACCTGGACAGCTTCGCCGCCACCGCCGCGGGCCGCGAGGTGAGCGCCTATCCGAAGGCGATGGGCACGCCGGCCCTGTTCGCCGACCACTCCGCGCTGGTCGGGACGCTGGACTACGGCAGCGTGCGGGTCGCCACCGCGACGATGGGCTACAAGCACCGGCCGCTCGCCCCGGAACTCGCCCGCGAGCAGATCGCCGTGCCCACGTACATGCTCAAGGTCGTCCCCGGCTACGACGGCACCCCGCGCGTCTGCGAGCTGGTCCGCACGCGGATCACCGATCTCGTGGTCAAGGAGGCCTACACCGGCCCCGCGCGGCTGCAGCTCTTCGAGCACGTGCTGGCGCCGCTGGCGGACCTGCCGGTACGCGAGATCGTCTCGGCCGGCCACATCGTCACGGATCTCACGCTGGACAAGGCCGTTCCCGTCCACGACTACCTGACCGAGGAAGACGCCTCATGA
- a CDS encoding acyl-CoA dehydrogenase family protein, protein MPKPAIVTPDFFGFAGLLSDAEQAELATIRDYLESEIKPLTQNAWDRAEFPFEAVGKMAKLRPAGYAYPEFGDGRPRSELFSGFLTMELNRVDPSLAVFSGVHTGLAMGSIRGGGSPEQRERWLPDMAAMNKIGAFALTEPEGGSDVAGGMRTTARREGDTWVLDGAKRWIGNGTFADVVVVWARDAADGNVKGFVVEKGTPGFTATKIEGKIALRTVQNADIVLDGVRVPEANRLQRIDSFRDTAAVLAHTRGGVAWQALGIAVRAYELARGYAVTRVQFGRPIGSFQLVQDLLVKMLGNITAMFGMVVRLNQLVAAGRGSAEQAALAKAFTTTRMRECVAWARELFGGNGIVLDYEIAKFFADAEAVYSFEGSREMNTLIVGKAVTGHSAFV, encoded by the coding sequence ATGCCCAAGCCCGCCATCGTCACCCCCGATTTCTTCGGCTTCGCCGGCCTGCTCAGCGATGCCGAGCAGGCCGAGCTGGCCACCATTCGCGATTACTTGGAAAGCGAGATCAAGCCGCTGACCCAGAACGCCTGGGACCGGGCGGAATTCCCCTTCGAGGCGGTCGGGAAGATGGCCAAGCTCCGGCCGGCCGGATACGCCTACCCCGAATTCGGCGACGGCCGCCCGCGCAGCGAGCTCTTCTCCGGCTTCCTCACCATGGAACTCAACCGCGTCGACCCGTCACTGGCGGTGTTCTCCGGGGTCCACACCGGTCTGGCGATGGGCAGCATCCGCGGTGGCGGAAGCCCGGAGCAGCGCGAGCGCTGGCTGCCGGACATGGCCGCGATGAACAAGATCGGCGCATTCGCCCTGACCGAGCCCGAGGGCGGCTCCGACGTCGCGGGCGGCATGCGCACCACCGCCCGGCGTGAGGGAGACACCTGGGTCCTCGACGGCGCCAAGCGGTGGATCGGCAACGGCACCTTCGCCGATGTCGTCGTGGTCTGGGCGCGCGACGCCGCCGATGGCAACGTCAAGGGCTTCGTGGTGGAGAAGGGCACCCCCGGTTTCACCGCCACGAAGATCGAGGGCAAGATCGCGCTGCGGACCGTGCAGAACGCCGACATCGTCCTCGACGGGGTACGGGTCCCCGAGGCGAACCGCCTGCAGCGCATCGACAGCTTCCGCGACACGGCCGCCGTCCTGGCCCACACGCGGGGCGGCGTGGCCTGGCAGGCGCTGGGGATTGCAGTGCGCGCCTATGAGCTGGCCCGTGGATACGCCGTCACGCGCGTGCAGTTCGGCAGGCCCATCGGCTCCTTCCAGCTGGTCCAGGACCTCCTGGTGAAGATGCTCGGCAACATCACCGCGATGTTCGGCATGGTCGTCCGTCTCAACCAGCTGGTCGCCGCCGGCCGGGGCAGCGCCGAACAAGCCGCACTCGCCAAGGCGTTCACCACCACCCGCATGCGCGAATGCGTCGCCTGGGCCCGTGAACTCTTCGGCGGAAACGGCATCGTCCTCGACTACGAGATCGCCAAGTTCTTCGCGGACGCCGAGGCCGTCTACTCGTTCGAGGGCTCCCGTGAAATGAACACCCTCATCGTCGGCAAGGCCGTCACCGGGCACAGCGCCTTCGTGTGA
- a CDS encoding LysR family transcriptional regulator: MEIFHLRYFVAVAENLSFSQAARQLHMATSPLSQRIRDLERELDQRLFDRDSHHVALTSAGTALLPVAKDVLGRFDDIPWQLRRTLGPERQTVYVGVVPALHPGLRERLELVEERCTEGFDVKRWPGNSANLVSAVQRGDLAMALVHLPVHAEGIEVLELLREPLGALLPSAEFGSRSSVSLSELTDHTYVASAPGTLPTYFDELRVRLKAAGIRKEITLNIGDYASVREIVANGSVFGITLLSAKSGDSENGASIVLPFRDFSPALATGLIWRRDRAEPDGDLHELVTEAGVVFTGAS; this comes from the coding sequence ATGGAGATCTTCCATCTGCGCTACTTCGTGGCGGTCGCCGAGAACCTCAGCTTCTCGCAGGCCGCGCGTCAACTGCACATGGCCACATCGCCGTTGAGTCAGCGAATAAGGGACCTGGAGCGCGAGCTCGACCAGCGGCTGTTCGACCGGGATTCGCACCACGTGGCCCTGACCAGCGCCGGCACGGCGTTGCTGCCCGTCGCGAAGGACGTCCTCGGCCGGTTCGACGACATCCCCTGGCAGCTGCGCCGGACCCTGGGGCCCGAGCGGCAGACGGTGTACGTGGGGGTGGTGCCGGCCCTGCACCCGGGGCTGCGGGAGCGGCTGGAGCTGGTCGAGGAGCGCTGTACCGAGGGGTTCGACGTCAAGCGCTGGCCCGGCAACAGCGCGAACCTCGTGAGCGCGGTGCAGCGCGGCGACCTGGCCATGGCGCTGGTGCACCTGCCGGTGCACGCCGAGGGCATCGAGGTGCTGGAGCTGCTGCGCGAGCCGCTGGGCGCGCTGCTGCCGTCCGCCGAGTTCGGCTCGCGGAGCTCGGTGTCGCTGAGCGAGCTCACCGACCACACCTATGTGGCGTCGGCTCCCGGGACGCTCCCGACGTATTTCGACGAGCTCCGGGTGCGCCTGAAAGCCGCAGGAATACGCAAGGAAATCACTCTCAATATCGGGGATTATGCGAGCGTCCGCGAGATCGTGGCGAACGGCTCGGTATTCGGGATCACCCTGCTCAGCGCGAAGAGCGGCGACAGCGAAAACGGGGCGAGCATCGTCCTGCCTTTCCGGGACTTCTCCCCCGCCCTCGCGACGGGGCTGATCTGGCGCCGGGACCGGGCGGAGCCGGACGGCGACCTGCACGAACTGGTGACGGAGGCCGGGGTCGTGTTCACCGGGGCCTCCTGA